Proteins from one Embleya scabrispora genomic window:
- a CDS encoding helix-turn-helix domain-containing protein codes for MSRATEDTNRRMLRARDAMDRAYAQPLDIPALARIAHVSEAHFTRTFRATFGETPHRYLQRRRVERAMFLLRESDRSVTDICFEVGFGSPGTFSRTFHDIVGRSPRTYRKEAVAARVPTCFTMAWSRPSA; via the coding sequence GTGAGCCGTGCCACCGAGGACACCAACCGCCGCATGCTGCGGGCCCGCGACGCGATGGACCGCGCCTACGCGCAACCGCTGGACATCCCGGCCCTGGCCCGCATCGCGCACGTGTCCGAGGCGCACTTCACCCGCACCTTCCGGGCCACCTTCGGCGAGACGCCGCACCGCTACCTCCAGCGGCGCCGGGTCGAACGGGCGATGTTCCTGCTCCGCGAGAGCGACCGCAGCGTGACCGACATCTGCTTCGAGGTCGGCTTCGGCAGCCCCGGCACGTTCAGCCGTACCTTCCACGACATCGTCGGCCGATCGCCGCGCACCTATCGCAAGGAGGCGGTGGCCGCCCGGGTGCCCACCTGCTTCACGATGGCCTGGTCCCGCCCGAGCGCCTGA
- a CDS encoding MHYT domain-containing protein — protein MGHVDHFQYGALTPVIAYLMSCLGSALGLLCTTRARAVRGWVRARWLVLGAASIGGTGIWVMHFIGMLGFSVRGTPIRYDVSKTITSLVLAVIVVGVGMAIAGRRNAGWVGLVLGGVVTGGGVASMHYMGMAALSLDGTIHYDTPRVTLSIGIAVVAATAALWAALHVSGFVATGGAALIMGLAVGGMHYTGMSAMSVRTEGAHGLAHGVEATQFLAPLITGISLFTVITLFMVALSPSADEIREEAELSARLARLEDNRGAPFAAGNAGGRRVSHRRRAENDPRDYFRSGR, from the coding sequence ATGGGTCACGTGGATCATTTCCAGTACGGAGCGCTGACTCCGGTCATCGCCTATCTGATGTCGTGTCTCGGCTCGGCGCTCGGGTTGTTGTGCACGACGCGGGCCCGCGCGGTGCGCGGTTGGGTGCGGGCGCGCTGGTTGGTCCTGGGCGCGGCGTCGATCGGCGGTACCGGAATCTGGGTCATGCATTTCATCGGCATGCTCGGTTTCTCGGTGCGCGGTACCCCGATCCGCTACGACGTGTCCAAGACGATCACCTCGCTCGTGCTCGCGGTGATCGTGGTCGGCGTCGGCATGGCCATCGCGGGTCGGCGCAACGCGGGATGGGTCGGCCTGGTGCTCGGCGGGGTGGTCACCGGCGGTGGCGTGGCGAGCATGCACTACATGGGCATGGCCGCGCTGAGCCTGGACGGCACGATCCACTACGACACGCCGCGCGTGACGTTGTCCATCGGAATCGCGGTGGTCGCGGCCACCGCCGCGTTGTGGGCGGCGCTGCACGTGAGCGGATTCGTGGCGACCGGGGGCGCCGCGTTGATCATGGGCCTGGCGGTCGGCGGAATGCACTACACGGGAATGTCGGCGATGAGTGTGCGTACCGAGGGTGCGCACGGGTTGGCGCACGGTGTGGAGGCGACGCAATTCCTCGCGCCGTTGATCACCGGCATCAGTCTTTTCACGGTGATCACGTTGTTCATGGTGGCGCTGTCGCCGTCCGCCGACGAAATCAGGGAAGAAGCCGAACTCAGCGCCCGACTGGCCCGGTTGGAAGACAATCGGGGCGCCCCGTTCGCGGCCGGGAATGCCGGCGGCAGGCGCGTATCGCATCGGCGGCGCGCCGAAAACGATCCCCGGGATTACTTCCGCAGCGGACGCTGA
- a CDS encoding signal peptidase I: protein MADNWYGGNANDDADRHRGWLLGHFVDPVDGGVRATGDLEVKWGVHPAGQARPEWTAGDQRTTMLLLVSGRFRLDLTAGSTTLARQGDYVIWGPGIDHSWAAEEDSVVVTIRWPSVPGH from the coding sequence GTGGCGGACAACTGGTACGGGGGCAACGCCAACGACGACGCCGACCGGCATCGCGGTTGGCTTCTGGGGCACTTCGTCGATCCGGTGGATGGCGGCGTCCGCGCCACCGGCGATCTCGAGGTGAAGTGGGGCGTCCACCCGGCGGGCCAGGCCCGTCCCGAATGGACCGCCGGCGATCAGCGCACCACGATGCTTCTGCTCGTGTCGGGGCGGTTCCGGCTGGACCTCACCGCCGGCAGCACGACCCTGGCACGCCAGGGCGACTACGTTATTTGGGGGCCCGGAATCGACCACTCCTGGGCGGCCGAGGAGGACTCGGTGGTCGTGACGATCCGTTGGCCGTCCGTCCCCGGGCACTGA
- a CDS encoding VOC family protein has translation MFNAIFQSQIYVLDQNEALDFYVGKLGLEVKADVDMGFMRWLTVGIPGEAGREILLEKPGPPAMSAETADQVRDLVTKGAMGGWLIFTTADCRKTYETLLAKGVEFTEEPTERPYGVDCGLRDPFGNRIRFTQPNT, from the coding sequence ATGTTCAACGCGATCTTCCAATCACAGATCTACGTCCTCGACCAGAACGAGGCGCTCGACTTCTACGTGGGCAAGCTCGGCCTGGAGGTCAAGGCCGACGTCGACATGGGCTTCATGCGCTGGCTGACCGTCGGCATCCCCGGCGAGGCCGGCCGCGAGATCCTGCTCGAGAAGCCCGGACCGCCGGCGATGTCCGCCGAGACGGCCGACCAGGTGCGCGACCTGGTGACCAAGGGGGCGATGGGCGGTTGGCTCATCTTCACCACCGCGGACTGCCGCAAGACCTACGAGACGCTGCTGGCCAAGGGCGTCGAGTTCACCGAGGAGCCCACCGAGCGGCCGTACGGGGTCGACTGCGGGCTGCGCGACCCGTTCGGGAACCGGATCCGGTTCACCCAGCCGAACACCTGA
- a CDS encoding NAD(P)H-dependent flavin oxidoreductase produces the protein MKPPICEKLGIEFPIFAFSHCRDVVAAVSRAGGFGVLGALAFDPEQLEVELAWLDEHTDGKPYGVDLAIPMAYIGKGGGEAALPANLEKLIPEQHWKFVDDLLEKHQIPPLPPELADRPVKAAGLNVDLESRAQIEVSLKHPLVKMFVNALGPPPADIIDACHAAGVLVGALCGSPRHAQKQVEAGVDVVVAQGTEAGGHCGEISTMVLIPQVVDTVGPDVPVLAAGGIGGGRQMAAALALGAQGVWTGSLWLTVAEADTHEVSVQNLLEAKSTDTVRSRAMTGKPARQLKSAWTEAWEDPANPDPLPMPLQGIIFNAASRRFTRTKNKELNGWPVGQVVGMLDRVRPTQEVVMSLVEEWIETTERLNAFLADD, from the coding sequence ATGAAGCCCCCCATCTGCGAGAAGCTAGGGATCGAGTTCCCGATCTTCGCGTTCTCCCACTGCCGCGACGTGGTCGCGGCGGTCAGTCGAGCCGGAGGCTTCGGGGTCCTCGGCGCGCTCGCGTTCGACCCCGAGCAGCTGGAGGTCGAACTGGCCTGGCTCGACGAGCACACCGACGGCAAGCCGTACGGCGTCGACCTGGCGATCCCGATGGCCTACATCGGCAAGGGCGGCGGTGAGGCGGCGCTGCCCGCCAACCTGGAGAAGCTGATCCCGGAGCAGCACTGGAAGTTCGTCGACGACCTTCTGGAGAAGCACCAAATCCCCCCGCTGCCCCCGGAGTTGGCGGACCGACCGGTCAAGGCGGCCGGGCTGAACGTGGATCTGGAGTCGCGCGCGCAGATCGAGGTCTCCCTCAAGCACCCGCTGGTGAAGATGTTCGTCAACGCGCTCGGCCCGCCGCCGGCCGACATCATCGACGCCTGCCACGCGGCGGGGGTCCTGGTCGGCGCCCTGTGCGGCAGCCCCCGGCATGCGCAGAAGCAGGTCGAGGCGGGCGTGGACGTGGTGGTCGCGCAGGGCACCGAGGCCGGCGGGCACTGCGGCGAGATCTCCACGATGGTGCTCATCCCGCAGGTGGTTGACACGGTCGGCCCCGACGTCCCGGTGCTCGCCGCCGGCGGCATCGGCGGCGGCCGGCAGATGGCCGCCGCGCTGGCACTCGGCGCGCAGGGGGTGTGGACCGGCAGCCTGTGGCTCACCGTCGCCGAGGCGGACACCCACGAGGTCTCGGTACAGAACCTCCTGGAGGCCAAGTCCACCGACACCGTGCGCTCGCGCGCGATGACCGGCAAGCCCGCCCGCCAGCTCAAAAGCGCGTGGACCGAGGCGTGGGAGGACCCGGCCAACCCCGACCCGCTGCCGATGCCGCTCCAGGGCATCATCTTCAACGCGGCGTCCCGGCGGTTCACCCGGACCAAGAACAAGGAGCTCAACGGCTGGCCGGTCGGCCAGGTGGTCGGCATGCTCGACCGGGTCCGGCCGACCCAGGAGGTCGTGATGTCGCTGGTCGAGGAGTGGATCGAGACCACGGAGCGGCTGAACGCGTTCCTGGCCGACGACTGA
- a CDS encoding SDR family oxidoreductase gives MSASILVTGGTGTLGSLIVPQLREAGREVRVLSRRGGTSADGVEQVRADLLKNEGVDDAVKGVDTVLHLAGGAKGDDEATRNLVRAAQDAGVRHLVYISVIGANTMPIGYFRAKLGAEQAVTGSGLPWTTLRAAQFNELVLKMMGSMTKFPVVPNPGGLRFQPVDGRDVAERMVELTLGAPSGLVADLTGPKVYTMGELARSYLAAAGKRRLHLPVRIPGKIGRAYRAGVNLSLDKATVGTRTWEDFLAEHVGR, from the coding sequence ATGAGCGCATCGATCCTGGTCACCGGCGGTACCGGCACGCTCGGCAGCCTGATCGTCCCGCAGTTGCGGGAGGCCGGTCGCGAGGTCCGCGTGCTCAGCCGGCGCGGCGGCACCTCGGCCGACGGTGTCGAGCAGGTGCGCGCCGATCTGCTGAAGAACGAGGGGGTCGACGACGCGGTGAAGGGCGTCGACACCGTGCTGCACCTGGCCGGCGGCGCCAAGGGCGACGACGAGGCGACCCGCAACCTGGTGCGCGCCGCGCAGGACGCCGGTGTGCGGCACCTCGTGTACATCTCGGTGATCGGCGCGAACACCATGCCGATCGGGTACTTCCGCGCCAAGCTCGGCGCCGAGCAGGCGGTGACCGGGTCGGGTCTGCCCTGGACCACCCTGCGCGCCGCCCAGTTCAACGAACTCGTGCTGAAGATGATGGGTTCGATGACCAAGTTCCCGGTGGTGCCCAACCCGGGCGGTCTGCGCTTCCAGCCCGTCGACGGCCGCGATGTCGCGGAGCGCATGGTCGAACTCACCCTCGGCGCCCCGTCGGGCCTGGTCGCCGACCTGACCGGCCCCAAGGTCTACACGATGGGCGAACTCGCGCGGAGCTACCTCGCCGCGGCCGGCAAGCGCCGCCTCCACCTCCCGGTTCGCATCCCCGGCAAGATCGGCCGCGCCTACCGCGCGGGCGTCAACCTGTCGCTCGACAAGGCCACCGTCGGCACCCGCACCTGGGAGGACTTCCTGGCCGAGCACGTCGGCCGCTGA
- a CDS encoding lipid-transfer protein, with amino-acid sequence MTTRQKAGETRETAVRQDSDIAIVATAQLPAVRRQELTETEMLLMVVDEALGKVDLERSDIGFSCQGSCDYISGGTFSFVPNLDAMGAWPPIHESHVEMDGAWAMYEAWVRLRHGDIDIAVAMGSGKSSTGDPAAIYPLELDPYYLAPLGLDPVSLAALQARQLIESGKSTERELAEIAARSRRDAAGNPNQQVRAAEQDVDKLLAEGYLRNPLRKSDLPPISDGACAVVLVRGPRAAELTERPAWITGIDHRSEVHNPALRDLTDSASTRLAAARAGGVAGVEVAELMAPFTAQEVILRQSLGLADGVLINPSGGALTGNPLMATGLVRIADAAEAILADGRSRTLGHATSGPALQQNLVCVLEGDNR; translated from the coding sequence ATGACGACACGTCAAAAGGCGGGCGAGACAAGGGAGACGGCAGTGCGGCAGGACAGCGACATCGCGATCGTCGCGACCGCGCAGCTTCCGGCGGTACGCCGGCAGGAACTCACCGAGACCGAGATGCTGCTCATGGTCGTCGACGAGGCGTTGGGGAAGGTCGACCTCGAGCGCTCCGACATCGGCTTCAGCTGCCAGGGGTCGTGCGACTACATCTCCGGCGGCACGTTCTCGTTCGTGCCCAACCTCGACGCGATGGGCGCCTGGCCGCCGATCCACGAGTCGCACGTCGAGATGGACGGCGCGTGGGCGATGTACGAGGCGTGGGTACGGCTGCGGCACGGCGACATCGACATCGCGGTGGCGATGGGCTCGGGCAAGTCCTCCACCGGCGACCCGGCCGCGATCTACCCGCTCGAACTCGACCCGTACTACCTCGCGCCGCTCGGCCTGGACCCGGTCTCGCTGGCCGCCCTCCAGGCCCGGCAGCTGATCGAGTCCGGCAAGAGCACCGAGCGCGAACTCGCCGAGATCGCCGCGCGCTCGCGCCGGGACGCGGCCGGCAACCCGAACCAGCAGGTACGCGCCGCCGAGCAGGACGTGGACAAGCTGCTTGCCGAGGGCTACCTGCGCAACCCGCTGCGCAAAAGCGACCTGCCGCCGATCTCGGACGGCGCCTGCGCGGTGGTCCTCGTGCGCGGCCCGCGGGCCGCCGAACTGACCGAGCGCCCGGCCTGGATCACCGGGATCGACCACCGCAGCGAGGTGCACAACCCGGCCCTGCGCGACCTGACCGACTCCGCCTCCACCCGGCTCGCCGCGGCGCGCGCCGGCGGCGTGGCCGGCGTCGAAGTGGCCGAGCTGATGGCGCCGTTCACCGCGCAGGAGGTGATCCTGCGGCAGTCGCTCGGCCTGGCCGACGGCGTCCTGATCAACCCCTCCGGCGGCGCGCTCACCGGCAACCCGCTGATGGCCACCGGCCTGGTCCGGATCGCCGACGCGGCCGAGGCGATCCTCGCCGACGGGCGCTCGCGCACGCTCGGGCACGCCACCTCGGGCCCGGCACTCCAGCAGAACCTCGTCTGCGTCCTGGAAGGTGACAACCGATGA
- a CDS encoding TerD family protein produces MAVSLSKGGNVSLTKEAPGLTAVVVGLGWDLRTTTGEDFDLDASAIVVNATGKVYSDQHFVFFNNMKTPDGTVEHTGDNRTGEGEGDDEQIKVNLAGLPADVDKVVFPVSVYDADNRKQSFGQVRNAFIRVLNAADNVELARYDLSEDASTETAMLFGELYRAGTDWKFRALGQGYASGLAGIAKDFGVSV; encoded by the coding sequence ATGGCCGTGAGCCTGAGCAAGGGCGGAAACGTCTCCCTCACCAAGGAGGCCCCTGGCCTGACCGCCGTCGTCGTCGGCCTCGGCTGGGACCTGCGCACGACCACGGGCGAGGACTTCGACCTCGACGCGAGCGCGATCGTCGTGAACGCGACCGGCAAGGTCTACTCCGACCAGCACTTCGTGTTCTTCAACAACATGAAGACCCCGGACGGCACCGTCGAGCACACCGGCGACAACCGCACCGGTGAGGGCGAGGGCGACGACGAGCAGATCAAGGTCAACCTCGCCGGCCTGCCCGCCGACGTGGACAAGGTCGTCTTCCCGGTCTCGGTCTACGACGCGGACAACCGCAAGCAGTCGTTCGGCCAGGTCCGCAACGCGTTCATCCGCGTCCTCAACGCCGCGGACAACGTCGAGCTGGCCCGCTACGACCTCTCGGAGGACGCCTCCACCGAGACCGCGATGCTGTTCGGCGAGCTGTACCGCGCCGGCACCGACTGGAAGTTCCGCGCCCTCGGCCAGGGCTACGCCTCGGGCCTCGCGGGCATCGCCAAGGACTTCGGCGTCAGCGTCTGA
- a CDS encoding flavin reductase family protein — protein sequence MSSATTPSTGIDQARMRQVMGHFATGVTVVTALHDGAPVGMACQSFTSLSLEPAYISIAPALTSTTYPKVRTAGRFVVNILAEDQQEVCRTMGRSGGDKFAGVDWSPAGNGAPRLAGAVAWIECDIAHELPGGDHVIVIGAVTALDLPRDAAPLMFHKGRYARLAA from the coding sequence ATGTCCAGCGCAACGACGCCGTCGACCGGGATCGATCAGGCGCGGATGCGCCAGGTCATGGGGCACTTCGCGACCGGTGTCACCGTGGTCACCGCGCTCCACGACGGCGCGCCGGTGGGCATGGCCTGCCAGTCGTTCACGTCGCTCTCGCTGGAGCCGGCCTACATCTCCATCGCCCCCGCGCTCACCTCGACGACCTACCCGAAGGTCCGCACCGCCGGCCGCTTCGTGGTCAACATCCTGGCCGAGGACCAGCAGGAGGTGTGTCGGACGATGGGCCGCAGCGGCGGCGACAAGTTCGCCGGCGTCGACTGGTCGCCCGCCGGCAACGGCGCACCGCGGCTGGCCGGCGCGGTGGCCTGGATCGAGTGCGACATCGCCCACGAGTTGCCCGGCGGCGACCACGTGATCGTGATCGGCGCGGTGACCGCCCTGGATCTGCCCCGCGACGCCGCCCCGTTGATGTTCCACAAGGGCCGCTACGCCCGCCTGGCGGCATAG
- a CDS encoding thiolase domain-containing protein — MTHERVAVVGIGQTKHKKRRDDLSIAGLVREAARRALDDARMTWSDIDAVVIGKAPDIFEGVMKPELYLSDALGGAGKPVFRVHTAGSVGGSTAVVASHLISSRVHRRVLAVAWEKQSEGNAQFGLGGGKSGSIGAGGAFAPWIRAYIRKSGAPEHIGWQVAVKDRQNALRNEYAHLQLKDISIDKVRESPMMWDPLHFLESCPSSDGAGAIVLTDEAGGDAAAADGRAPAWVLGTSMRSEPSSFNGRDPIRPQAGVDCAWDVYRQAGITDPRRQIDVAELYVPFSWYEPMWLEGHDIAPVGEGWKMVDRGETAFDGDFPVNPSGGVLSSNPIGASGMLRFLEAALQVRGTAGEHQVDGARVALAQAYGAAAQYFAMWAVGTDKP, encoded by the coding sequence ATGACCCATGAGCGCGTTGCCGTCGTCGGCATCGGCCAGACCAAGCACAAGAAGCGGCGCGACGACCTGTCGATCGCCGGGCTCGTCCGCGAGGCCGCCCGGCGCGCGCTCGACGACGCGCGGATGACCTGGAGCGACATCGACGCGGTGGTGATCGGGAAGGCGCCCGACATCTTCGAGGGCGTGATGAAGCCCGAGCTCTACCTCTCGGACGCGCTCGGCGGCGCCGGCAAGCCGGTGTTCCGGGTACACACCGCCGGCAGCGTGGGCGGATCCACCGCGGTCGTGGCCTCCCACCTGATCAGCAGCCGCGTGCACAGGCGGGTGCTGGCGGTCGCGTGGGAGAAGCAGTCCGAGGGGAACGCGCAATTCGGCCTGGGCGGCGGCAAGTCCGGCTCGATCGGCGCGGGCGGCGCGTTCGCGCCGTGGATTCGCGCGTACATCCGCAAGTCCGGCGCGCCCGAGCACATCGGCTGGCAGGTGGCGGTCAAGGACCGGCAGAACGCGCTGCGCAACGAGTACGCGCACCTCCAGCTCAAGGACATCTCGATCGACAAGGTCCGCGAGTCGCCGATGATGTGGGACCCCCTGCACTTCCTGGAGTCGTGCCCGTCCTCCGACGGCGCCGGCGCGATCGTGCTCACCGACGAGGCGGGCGGCGACGCGGCCGCGGCCGACGGGCGGGCGCCGGCCTGGGTCCTGGGCACCTCGATGCGCTCCGAGCCGTCGTCCTTCAACGGCCGCGACCCGATCCGCCCGCAGGCCGGCGTCGACTGCGCGTGGGACGTGTACCGCCAGGCCGGCATCACCGACCCGCGCCGGCAGATCGACGTGGCCGAGTTGTACGTGCCGTTCTCCTGGTACGAGCCGATGTGGCTGGAGGGCCACGACATCGCGCCGGTGGGCGAGGGCTGGAAGATGGTCGACCGGGGCGAGACCGCCTTCGACGGCGACTTCCCGGTCAACCCGTCCGGCGGCGTATTGTCCTCGAACCCGATCGGCGCCTCCGGCATGCTCCGTTTCCTGGAGGCGGCGCTCCAGGTCCGGGGCACGGCCGGCGAGCACCAGGTGGACGGCGCGAGGGTCGCCCTCGCCCAGGCGTACGGCGCGGCGGCGCAGTACTTCGCGATGTGGGCGGTCGGTACGGACAAGCCGTAG
- a CDS encoding Zn-ribbon domain-containing OB-fold protein, with protein sequence MTVSTQTVSTIQFPYKRTLGPVMGRFFSELTARRIVGIRSGERVIVPPMEYDPETGNELARDFVEVGPAGTVRSWTWVAEPIESHPLERPFAFVLIRLDGADTDMVHVLDAGAEDAVYTGMRVAPRWRDEPVGRIDDIVCFVPGERAEAPEGEPGEAREVTTMEYFSTITYTDVLSPTLVRYASNLRAGKLTGQRCPRCNRVFLGRGYCSVDAIRLGPELDEDLPDRGVVSNYTIVTPTPYPGQKETEPFARASVVLEGDEMVIAQQQILDLPVSEIRVGMRVRAEWMPEAERDAAEITSKGWGTVAGFIKGWRPTGEPDEPAEQYMNRVF encoded by the coding sequence ATGACCGTGTCGACACAGACCGTCAGTACCATCCAGTTCCCTTACAAGCGCACACTCGGACCGGTCATGGGCCGCTTCTTCTCCGAGTTGACCGCCCGTCGGATCGTCGGCATCCGCTCCGGTGAGCGGGTGATCGTGCCGCCGATGGAGTACGACCCGGAGACCGGGAACGAGCTCGCGCGCGACTTCGTCGAGGTGGGCCCCGCCGGCACCGTCCGGTCCTGGACCTGGGTCGCCGAACCGATCGAATCGCACCCGCTGGAGCGCCCGTTCGCCTTCGTCCTGATCCGCCTGGACGGCGCCGACACCGACATGGTGCACGTGCTCGACGCGGGCGCCGAGGACGCCGTGTACACCGGCATGCGGGTCGCGCCGCGCTGGCGGGACGAGCCCGTGGGCCGGATCGACGACATCGTCTGCTTCGTCCCCGGCGAGCGGGCCGAGGCCCCCGAGGGCGAGCCCGGCGAGGCGCGGGAGGTGACCACGATGGAGTACTTCTCCACGATCACCTACACCGACGTGCTCTCGCCCACCCTGGTCCGCTACGCGAGCAATCTGCGCGCGGGCAAGCTGACCGGCCAGCGCTGCCCGCGGTGCAACCGGGTGTTCCTGGGCCGGGGCTACTGCTCCGTGGACGCCATCCGACTCGGTCCCGAACTGGACGAGGACCTGCCCGACCGGGGCGTGGTGTCCAACTACACCATCGTCACCCCCACCCCGTACCCCGGGCAGAAGGAGACCGAGCCGTTCGCGCGCGCCTCGGTCGTGCTCGAAGGCGACGAGATGGTGATCGCCCAGCAGCAGATCCTGGACCTGCCGGTGTCCGAGATCCGGGTCGGCATGCGGGTGCGGGCGGAGTGGATGCCCGAGGCCGAACGCGACGCCGCGGAGATCACCAGCAAGGGCTGGGGCACCGTCGCGGGCTTCATCAAGGGCTGGCGGCCCACCGGCGAGCCGGACGAGCCCGCCGAGCAATACATGAACCGGGTGTTCTGA
- a CDS encoding amidohydrolase family protein has translation MQRIGRRLAVAAAALTAVAVIASPAGAGAGAPAECFDRATEPYTSQVDSHLHFRPFGGQAIPFDELNGYLRKSGVRHASMYGIGQTLPVDSTCTYYLDCPGTPVAPSMRNDFVNAANYAAAKPEDPELAVSMTFLDLNHPETIPPGISLYDKEFPGVFRWAGEVNLVKQALFANEHTPATIENIRNWAPFMKVLRERGIPITIHSDLGNDEEQTKYLPLMEETLRQYPDNKIVWAHMGLSKELATMDPDRHIAIMTRLLDQYPDLTLDLSWRVLEDNYFGKPGVRSKYAAFLDRYPTRAIPGTDFVASRAKDYAVYEEELEVTSRINRALGDRAFRNIALGENYYRLLGLREHAPRVCRTR, from the coding sequence GTGCAACGAATCGGCAGGCGCCTGGCGGTGGCCGCCGCGGCCCTGACGGCGGTGGCCGTCATCGCCTCCCCGGCAGGCGCCGGAGCGGGCGCGCCGGCGGAGTGCTTCGACCGCGCGACCGAGCCCTACACCTCGCAGGTCGACAGCCACCTGCACTTCCGTCCGTTCGGCGGGCAGGCGATCCCGTTCGACGAACTCAACGGATATCTGCGCAAGAGCGGCGTCCGACACGCGAGCATGTACGGCATCGGCCAGACCCTCCCCGTGGACTCCACCTGCACGTACTACCTCGACTGTCCCGGGACGCCCGTGGCCCCGAGCATGCGCAACGACTTCGTCAACGCCGCGAACTACGCGGCGGCGAAGCCGGAGGATCCCGAACTCGCGGTCTCCATGACGTTCCTCGACCTGAACCACCCGGAGACCATCCCGCCCGGAATCAGCCTCTACGACAAGGAGTTCCCCGGCGTGTTCCGCTGGGCGGGAGAGGTGAACCTGGTCAAGCAGGCGTTGTTCGCCAACGAGCACACACCGGCGACGATCGAGAACATCCGGAACTGGGCGCCGTTCATGAAGGTGCTGCGCGAGCGCGGCATCCCGATCACCATCCACTCCGACCTCGGCAACGACGAGGAGCAGACGAAGTACCTCCCCCTGATGGAGGAGACCCTGCGGCAGTATCCGGACAACAAGATCGTGTGGGCCCACATGGGCCTGTCCAAGGAACTCGCCACGATGGACCCCGACCGGCACATCGCGATCATGACCAGGCTCTTGGACCAGTACCCGGATCTGACCCTCGACCTGAGTTGGCGGGTGCTGGAGGACAACTACTTCGGCAAGCCGGGAGTCCGGAGCAAGTACGCCGCGTTCCTCGACCGATACCCGACCAGGGCGATCCCGGGGACCGACTTCGTGGCCTCGCGCGCCAAGGACTACGCGGTGTACGAGGAGGAACTCGAGGTCACCAGCCGGATCAACCGGGCCCTGGGCGACCGGGCCTTCCGCAACATCGCGCTCGGGGAGAACTACTACCGACTTCTCGGCCTGCGCGAGCACGCGCCACGGGTGTGCCGGACGCGATAG
- a CDS encoding response regulator transcription factor produces the protein MIRLLIADDHPVVREGLAGMLAAEPDFEVVASVEDGAQAVDGAAELRPDVVLMDLRMPGTDGVAATRRIVRELPGVHVLILTTYDTDTDIVRAVEAGATGYLLKDTPRVELAAAIRAAARGETVLAPPVAAKLVTRMKAPVRDALSPRETQVLGLVARGMTNAEIGRELYISEATVKTHLLRTFNKLGVDDRTAAVTVAMADGLLPGAGG, from the coding sequence GTGATCCGGCTGCTCATCGCCGACGACCATCCCGTGGTGCGGGAGGGTTTGGCCGGCATGCTCGCGGCCGAGCCCGATTTCGAGGTGGTCGCCTCCGTCGAGGACGGCGCACAGGCTGTGGACGGGGCCGCCGAGCTGCGGCCCGACGTGGTGTTGATGGACCTGCGCATGCCCGGCACCGACGGCGTTGCCGCGACCCGGCGGATCGTGCGCGAACTGCCCGGGGTCCATGTACTGATCCTGACCACGTACGACACCGACACCGACATCGTGCGCGCGGTCGAGGCGGGTGCGACGGGCTACCTGCTCAAGGACACCCCGCGGGTGGAACTGGCCGCCGCGATCCGGGCCGCGGCGCGCGGCGAGACGGTGCTGGCGCCGCCGGTGGCGGCCAAGCTGGTCACCCGGATGAAGGCGCCGGTGCGCGACGCGCTGAGCCCGCGCGAGACGCAGGTGCTCGGGCTGGTCGCGCGCGGGATGACCAACGCCGAGATCGGCCGCGAGTTGTACATCAGCGAGGCCACGGTCAAGACGCACCTGCTGCGCACGTTCAACAAGCTCGGCGTCGACGACCGTACCGCCGCGGTCACGGTCGCGATGGCGGACGGGTTGTTGCCGGGCGCCGGCGGTTGA